In one window of Gossypium hirsutum isolate 1008001.06 chromosome A01, Gossypium_hirsutum_v2.1, whole genome shotgun sequence DNA:
- the LOC107917469 gene encoding myosin heavy chain, clone 203-like → MRTAGLGKASEQWRQEVKEEKSKASQWEGKFQDAQAREGALKRSLVESQNEKEGLKIRVSELERSLYQYRTHNSIIELKASQNKIEELKEKIEELKAVLQNHELQIELLEVNNERLKEKLHQSQDQVRNRDYVMGEASTQVR, encoded by the coding sequence ATGAGAACCGCTGGGTTAGGAAAAGCATCTGAACAGTGGCGACAGGAAGTTAAAGAAGAGAAAAGTAAAGCCAGCCAATGGGAAGGAAAATTTCAGGATGCTCAAGCCCGTGAAGGTGCTCTGAAAAGAAGTTTGGTAGAAAGCCAAAATGAGAAGGAGGGATTAAAGATTCGGGTGTCAGAGTTAGAAAGGTCCTTGTATCAGTATCGTACTCATAACTCTATAATCGAGTTGAAGGCTAGTCagaacaaaattgaagaattaaaagagaaGATAGAAGAACTTAAAGCAGTGCTGCAAAATCACGAACTTCAGATTGAACTCCTTGAGGTAAATAACGAGCGATTGAAGGAGAAACTTCATCAATCTCAAGACCAGGTCAGAAATAGGGATTACGTCATGGGTGAAGCTTCGACTCAAGTGCGATAA